Proteins encoded by one window of Clostridium perfringens:
- the brnQ gene encoding branched-chain amino acid transport system II carrier protein gives MKDLSRKDLLLVSLMLFSLFFGAGNLIFPPFLGQAAGSATWVTILGFFVTAVGFPVLGVIAVAKSGGLHVLASRVNPVFATFFTVLIYISIGPGLGIPRAGSLPFEMAVAPFLPEGLISNNLALFIYTFVFFAVAYWLSLSPAKLVDRMGKVLTPSLLVLIGLIFVASIFKPLGAYGEVTGVYKESPFISGFLDGYMTMDTIAALNFGIVIALVIKSKGVKEEKFVVKTSVKAGIIAGGLLIVIYSMLAHLGATSGGRFGLTENGAQTLSNIITYIFGKPGAILLAVIFTLACLTTCVGLITSCSQYFQTLTKKINYLSWVRILTLTSMVLANMGLNKILAVSVPVLNAIYPMAIVLIVLAMLDKYIKGNSVVYTTTIAFTTIVSVIHALSGTGINIEFLNRIFENLPFYSEGLGWVLPALFGLGLGLVLKSFFEKNKEEVLEVS, from the coding sequence ATGAAAGATTTATCAAGAAAAGATTTATTATTAGTAAGTTTAATGTTATTTTCATTATTTTTTGGAGCAGGGAATTTAATTTTTCCACCATTCTTAGGGCAAGCGGCTGGAAGTGCTACTTGGGTTACTATTTTAGGATTTTTTGTTACGGCAGTAGGATTTCCAGTACTAGGGGTAATTGCTGTGGCAAAATCAGGAGGATTACATGTATTAGCAAGTAGGGTAAATCCTGTCTTTGCAACGTTTTTCACAGTTCTTATCTATATTTCAATAGGACCTGGCTTAGGAATACCTAGAGCAGGAAGTCTTCCCTTTGAGATGGCAGTTGCGCCATTTTTACCAGAAGGACTTATATCTAATAATTTAGCATTATTTATATATACTTTTGTATTTTTCGCAGTTGCATACTGGCTATCTTTATCACCAGCAAAGTTAGTAGATAGAATGGGGAAAGTATTAACTCCAAGTTTACTTGTATTAATAGGATTAATTTTCGTAGCAAGTATTTTTAAACCTTTAGGAGCATATGGAGAAGTTACAGGAGTTTATAAAGAATCACCATTTATAAGTGGATTTTTAGATGGATATATGACTATGGATACAATAGCTGCCTTAAACTTTGGAATTGTAATAGCTCTTGTAATAAAGTCTAAGGGAGTAAAAGAAGAAAAATTTGTTGTAAAAACCTCTGTAAAAGCAGGAATAATTGCTGGAGGATTATTAATAGTAATATACTCAATGCTTGCTCATCTTGGAGCAACTAGTGGTGGAAGATTTGGTTTAACTGAAAATGGAGCACAAACTCTTAGTAATATAATCACTTATATTTTTGGAAAACCAGGAGCTATTTTGTTAGCAGTAATATTTACATTAGCTTGCTTAACAACTTGCGTAGGTCTTATTACATCTTGTAGCCAATACTTTCAAACTTTGACTAAAAAAATAAATTATCTTTCTTGGGTTAGAATATTAACATTAACAAGTATGGTTTTAGCTAATATGGGATTAAATAAAATATTAGCAGTATCAGTTCCAGTTTTAAATGCAATTTATCCTATGGCAATAGTGCTTATTGTCTTAGCAATGTTAGATAAATATATAAAAGGAAACTCAGTGGTTTATACTACAACTATAGCATTTACAACAATAGTTAGTGTTATTCATGCTTTAAGTGGTACAGGTATTAATATAGAATTTTTAAACAGGATTTTTGAAAATTTACCTTTCTATTCAGAGGGGTTAGGATGGGTATTACCAGCCCTATTTGGTTTAGGATTAGGTTTAGTTTTAAAATCATTCTTTGAAAAGAATAAAGAAGAAGTTTTAGAAGTTAGTTAA
- a CDS encoding polysaccharide lyase 8 family protein: MKESRKKLNRLISTAIVSCMVMGASYENVLALENKSQNNSEKVVKYDNEAEYIKNIRLRWKEDLVGNSSLDTSNATISKKIISYTNNTDKLVAKLNMDPNAQWLWEDLKDYKQNPARITSMFNNLVTMSMAYSLPNNKYYKNEDLKNKIIYSLDWINKNAYNENIDQYGNWWDWMIGIPARLNNIVVLMYDDLTEEQVKNYMNAIQKFLPSIEPGSKYHTGANLADVCMNKLLQGVNENDPEKIKEASEDIVGVFDYVTSGDGFYKDGSYLQHGMVAYTGSYGNVLIEKISNIMFLLEKTPWSIKSESKDNVYKWIFESFNPIIYKGYVMDMVRGRAISRYNANGYLQASGIIEGMIKIGMISDGDKASEINALVKKWATEAKSVLDFGARFKSINVIGEFYGIMNNDNIKPLEEGDKHYALNSMDKTVHKRENFALGISRSSSRISKYEFMNKENLTPWFQGDGMTYLFNNDLNQFSGNFWATVDPYRMPGTTVDTRKREPKEILPGLDPGASQQNEIYYELGKSNWSGGSKLGAYGVAGMEIDNKYDSLKAKKSWFMFDDEIVALGSGITNPEDFETETIVENRKIKSDGSNKFIVDGKERVSKLKEKDKVDNAKWAYLEGNVSGSNIGYYFPEGANINLIKDEREGNWINVNSSKPEADKVVKDNYLTMYIDHGKAIKDQKYSYVLLPNKTEDKVKEYSENPNVEIIQNDDVAHSVKHKKLNIEAANFWKEGKNTAGNITSTGKSSIIIKENKDNTLSIAVSDPTFLEKNLSIEINKPAMEVIKSDKRISNINLENGKIKFDANTENLSGAPLELLVKLGDKNNGNNENNNEIKNEAPVIEGEDANLFVGDKWDKSLHKLKAKDKEDGDLTKNIKIKDNQIPLNDQFEVTKPGTYPVTFEVSDNNGKKAEKKLNVLVKEKEENKPENKPENQENKPEIKPEDQENQSTKPESEENKGENPQANNNTEKLPNTGGASNLSLGAIGVLLATVGTMFTKKRKK; this comes from the coding sequence ATGAAAGAATCTAGAAAAAAACTTAACAGACTTATATCAACGGCAATTGTAAGTTGTATGGTTATGGGAGCTTCCTATGAGAATGTTTTGGCACTTGAAAATAAGAGTCAAAATAATTCTGAAAAGGTAGTGAAATATGACAACGAAGCTGAGTATATTAAAAACATTAGATTAAGATGGAAGGAGGATTTAGTAGGTAATTCTTCTTTAGATACAAGTAATGCTACAATATCTAAGAAGATAATAAGTTATACAAATAATACAGACAAATTAGTAGCAAAACTTAATATGGATCCTAACGCTCAATGGCTTTGGGAAGATTTAAAAGATTATAAACAAAATCCAGCTAGAATAACATCTATGTTCAATAACTTAGTAACAATGTCTATGGCATATAGCTTACCTAATAATAAGTATTACAAAAATGAAGATTTGAAAAATAAGATAATATATTCCTTAGACTGGATCAATAAAAATGCTTACAATGAGAATATTGACCAGTATGGCAACTGGTGGGATTGGATGATTGGAATACCAGCAAGATTAAATAATATTGTTGTTTTAATGTATGATGATTTAACTGAAGAACAAGTTAAAAATTATATGAATGCAATACAAAAATTCTTACCAAGTATTGAGCCTGGAAGTAAATATCATACAGGAGCAAATTTAGCAGATGTATGTATGAATAAGTTATTGCAAGGTGTCAATGAGAATGATCCAGAAAAAATTAAAGAAGCATCAGAGGATATAGTTGGAGTTTTTGATTATGTAACTAGTGGGGATGGATTCTATAAGGATGGTTCATATCTTCAACATGGAATGGTAGCATACACAGGTTCATATGGAAATGTTCTTATTGAGAAAATATCTAATATAATGTTTTTATTAGAAAAAACTCCATGGTCAATAAAATCTGAAAGTAAAGATAACGTTTATAAGTGGATTTTTGAGAGTTTCAATCCAATTATATATAAAGGATACGTTATGGACATGGTTAGAGGAAGAGCAATATCAAGATATAATGCTAATGGATACTTACAAGCATCTGGAATTATTGAAGGTATGATTAAAATTGGAATGATTTCTGATGGAGATAAGGCTAGTGAAATAAATGCTCTAGTTAAAAAATGGGCTACAGAAGCTAAGAGTGTATTAGATTTTGGAGCAAGATTTAAGTCAATTAATGTAATAGGTGAATTCTATGGAATTATGAATAATGACAATATAAAACCTTTAGAAGAAGGTGATAAGCATTATGCATTAAATAGTATGGACAAGACTGTTCATAAAAGAGAGAACTTCGCTTTAGGTATATCAAGAAGTTCAAGTAGAATTAGTAAATATGAATTCATGAACAAGGAAAATTTAACACCATGGTTCCAAGGGGATGGAATGACTTATTTATTCAATAATGATTTAAATCAATTCTCAGGAAATTTTTGGGCTACAGTAGATCCATATAGAATGCCAGGTACAACTGTAGACACTAGAAAAAGAGAACCAAAAGAAATATTACCAGGGTTAGATCCAGGAGCATCACAACAAAATGAAATTTATTATGAATTAGGAAAGAGTAATTGGTCTGGTGGAAGTAAGTTAGGAGCTTACGGAGTAGCTGGAATGGAAATAGATAATAAGTACGATTCCTTAAAAGCTAAGAAATCTTGGTTTATGTTTGATGATGAAATAGTTGCCTTAGGTTCAGGAATAACTAATCCAGAAGATTTTGAAACTGAAACAATAGTTGAAAATAGAAAGATAAAAAGTGATGGATCAAATAAATTTATAGTAGATGGAAAAGAAAGAGTAAGTAAATTAAAAGAAAAAGATAAAGTTGATAATGCAAAATGGGCTTACTTAGAAGGAAATGTAAGTGGATCAAATATAGGATATTATTTCCCAGAGGGAGCAAATATTAATTTAATAAAAGATGAAAGAGAAGGTAATTGGATTAATGTAAACTCTTCTAAACCAGAAGCAGATAAGGTGGTTAAAGATAATTACTTAACTATGTATATAGATCATGGAAAAGCTATAAAAGATCAAAAATATAGTTATGTATTATTACCAAATAAGACTGAGGATAAGGTAAAAGAATATTCTGAGAATCCAAATGTTGAAATTATTCAAAATGATGATGTAGCTCATAGTGTTAAGCATAAAAAATTAAATATTGAAGCAGCTAACTTCTGGAAAGAGGGAAAAAATACTGCTGGAAATATAACATCAACAGGAAAATCATCTATAATAATAAAAGAAAATAAAGATAATACCTTAAGCATAGCTGTGTCAGATCCAACTTTCTTAGAAAAAAATCTTTCTATAGAAATAAATAAACCAGCAATGGAAGTAATAAAATCAGATAAAAGAATATCAAATATAAATTTAGAAAATGGAAAAATAAAATTTGATGCAAACACAGAAAACCTTTCAGGGGCACCTTTAGAGCTTCTTGTAAAATTAGGCGACAAAAATAATGGAAACAATGAAAATAATAATGAAATTAAAAATGAAGCTCCTGTAATAGAAGGAGAAGATGCTAATTTATTTGTAGGAGATAAGTGGGATAAATCTCTTCACAAACTTAAGGCTAAAGATAAGGAGGATGGAGATTTAACTAAAAATATTAAGATTAAGGATAATCAAATTCCTTTAAATGATCAATTTGAAGTTACAAAGCCTGGGACATATCCAGTTACTTTTGAAGTAAGTGATAATAATGGGAAAAAAGCAGAGAAAAAGCTTAATGTTTTAGTTAAAGAAAAGGAAGAGAACAAGCCAGAAAATAAACCGGAAAATCAAGAGAATAAACCAGAGATTAAACCAGAGGATCAAGAAAATCAATCAACAAAACCAGAAAGTGAAGAAAATAAAGGGGAAAATCCACAAGCAAATAATAATACTGAAAAGCTACCTAACACTGGAGGAGCAAGTAATCTAAGCCTTGGAGCAATAGGTGTTCTTCTAGCTACTGTTGGAACAATGTTTACTAAGAAAAGAAAAAAATAA
- the kduI gene encoding 5-dehydro-4-deoxy-D-glucuronate isomerase, translating to MRNRYANNPKDSKRYDTEELRENYLVKDIFKDDQIELVYSHVDRIIFGGIKPVYKELKLEAGKEMGVDYFLERRELGIINIGGKAIVTIDGTEYELKEKDGLYVGKGNKEVSFKSVNPEEPAKLYVNSVPAHKEYETVKIDIEKANPVRLGDNKTLNKRTIYQYVHPNVCESCQLLMGLTMLEPGNAWNTMPCHTHERRMEVYFYFDMDEDTRVFHLMGEPTETRHLVVKNEECVISPSWSIHSGVGTSNYTFIWGMCGENKTFDDMDHISMDILR from the coding sequence ATGAGGAATAGATATGCTAATAACCCAAAGGATTCAAAAAGATATGATACTGAGGAATTAAGAGAAAATTACTTAGTTAAAGACATATTTAAAGATGATCAAATAGAACTTGTATATAGTCATGTAGATAGAATAATTTTCGGAGGAATAAAACCGGTTTACAAAGAATTAAAATTAGAAGCCGGCAAAGAGATGGGGGTTGATTATTTCTTAGAAAGAAGAGAGCTAGGAATAATCAATATAGGCGGAAAAGCTATCGTAACTATTGACGGAACTGAGTATGAATTAAAAGAAAAAGATGGTTTATATGTTGGAAAAGGAAATAAAGAAGTAAGCTTTAAATCGGTAAATCCAGAAGAACCAGCAAAGTTATATGTTAACTCAGTACCAGCTCATAAGGAATATGAAACCGTTAAGATTGATATAGAAAAGGCTAATCCAGTTAGATTAGGAGACAACAAAACATTAAACAAGAGAACAATATATCAATATGTACATCCAAATGTATGTGAAAGTTGTCAATTATTAATGGGATTAACAATGTTAGAACCAGGAAATGCTTGGAACACAATGCCTTGCCATACACATGAAAGAAGAATGGAAGTTTACTTCTACTTCGATATGGACGAAGACACAAGAGTATTCCACTTAATGGGAGAACCTACAGAAACAAGACATTTAGTTGTTAAGAATGAAGAGTGTGTAATATCACCAAGTTGGTCAATACATTCTGGAGTAGGTACAAGCAATTACACATTTATATGGGGTATGTGTGGAGAAAATAAAACTTTTGATGATATGGATCATATCTCAATGGATATTTTAAGATAA
- a CDS encoding coiled-coil domain-containing protein encodes MIKEIIKFIKTHKIALILALILGISPNLMVKDYSKEFNEVAPKVDELEYKIPALKNNTELKSIQEEVDKLQNENNTLSKEVEDKQKELDNLRAKKEEQAKIAQEESKKSEENSKNKAVENSNSTSDNNSKNTNKSSGDPSNLANSSGDSTPKTAGSGEIVYWTSGGKSYHKRSNCTTLKRSKKIYSGTQAESGKSDPCNVCCR; translated from the coding sequence ATGATAAAAGAAATTATAAAATTTATAAAAACTCATAAAATAGCTCTTATATTAGCATTGATTTTAGGGATTTCGCCTAATCTTATGGTTAAAGATTATTCAAAGGAATTTAATGAAGTAGCTCCTAAAGTTGATGAGTTAGAGTATAAAATACCTGCCTTAAAAAATAATACAGAGCTTAAATCAATTCAGGAAGAAGTAGATAAATTACAAAATGAAAATAACACCTTAAGTAAAGAGGTAGAAGATAAACAAAAAGAGTTAGATAATTTAAGAGCTAAAAAAGAGGAACAAGCTAAAATCGCACAGGAAGAATCAAAAAAATCAGAAGAGAACTCTAAAAATAAAGCGGTTGAAAATAGTAATAGTACATCAGATAATAACAGTAAGAATACAAACAAATCCTCTGGTGATCCATCAAATTTAGCTAATTCTTCAGGAGATTCAACACCTAAAACAGCTGGTTCAGGAGAAATAGTTTATTGGACAAGTGGTGGAAAAAGCTATCATAAAAGATCTAATTGTACAACCTTAAAAAGAAGTAAAAAAATATACAGTGGAACACAGGCTGAAAGTGGTAAAAGTGATCCATGTAATGTTTGTTGCAGGTAA
- a CDS encoding bifunctional 2-keto-4-hydroxyglutarate aldolase/2-keto-3-deoxy-6-phosphogluconate aldolase, translating to MIKKIKTLTNLINEAFVLVLRTNTKDEGIETAKAAIKGGCNIIEVTFTIPNADKVIEELIKDKNEEVVIGAGTVLDAETARIAILAGAEFIVSPSFDKETATLCNRYGIPYIPGCFTPREIKEARECGSDVIKLFPGSAFKPTIVKDLKAPIKGIAVMASGGVSFENMDEWFNNSCDIVSIGSAIIKLKDPAKIEAETRKYIERVKKLRMQRG from the coding sequence ATGATAAAGAAAATAAAAACATTAACAAATTTAATAAATGAAGCTTTTGTATTGGTTCTTAGAACCAATACAAAAGATGAAGGTATAGAAACTGCAAAGGCTGCAATAAAGGGAGGATGTAATATTATAGAGGTTACATTTACTATTCCAAATGCAGATAAGGTGATTGAAGAGCTTATTAAAGATAAGAATGAAGAAGTAGTTATTGGAGCAGGTACTGTTTTAGATGCTGAAACAGCTAGAATTGCAATACTTGCAGGTGCAGAATTTATTGTTAGTCCAAGCTTTGATAAAGAAACAGCTACACTATGTAATAGATATGGAATTCCTTATATTCCAGGATGTTTTACACCAAGAGAAATTAAGGAAGCTAGAGAATGTGGATCAGACGTAATAAAATTATTCCCAGGATCAGCTTTCAAGCCAACTATAGTAAAAGATTTAAAGGCTCCTATAAAAGGTATTGCAGTAATGGCATCTGGTGGAGTTAGCTTTGAAAATATGGATGAATGGTTTAATAATAGTTGCGATATAGTTAGTATTGGAAGTGCTATTATAAAACTAAAAGATCCTGCAAAAATAGAGGCAGAAACTAGAAAATATATAGAGCGTGTTAAAAAATTACGTATGCAACGAGGTTAG
- a CDS encoding Crp/Fnr family transcriptional regulator: protein MKSYELIEFINNCPKEIKKELKNRSFKYGEKLLVQNENCDFVYILLKGKIKTYHCDFTGAIYLEDIDSEATIFGELEALINKEVVTTVEALSQCETLEISKESFIKWIELDNKFSLFISKLIAERNYECCKRERVNAFYNLRYRVMYIILNTLHKNNLGITKDLLVEGVGSNIRSINRIINQLIEEGILDYNSGKIKVKSIEKLKEEVNYYKP from the coding sequence ATGAAGAGTTATGAATTAATAGAGTTTATAAATAACTGTCCAAAGGAAATTAAAAAAGAATTAAAGAATAGAAGTTTTAAATATGGAGAAAAGTTATTAGTTCAAAATGAGAATTGTGATTTTGTATATATCTTATTAAAGGGAAAAATTAAAACATATCATTGTGATTTTACAGGAGCTATATATCTAGAAGATATTGATAGTGAAGCTACAATATTTGGTGAACTAGAAGCCTTAATTAATAAGGAAGTAGTTACTACAGTGGAGGCTCTATCACAATGTGAGACCTTAGAGATAAGCAAAGAGTCTTTTATTAAGTGGATAGAATTAGATAATAAATTTTCATTATTTATAAGTAAGCTTATAGCAGAGAGAAATTATGAATGTTGCAAAAGAGAACGAGTTAATGCCTTTTATAATTTAAGATATAGGGTAATGTACATAATATTAAATACACTTCATAAAAATAATTTAGGAATTACTAAGGATTTATTAGTTGAAGGGGTAGGTTCTAATATTAGAAGTATAAATAGAATAATAAATCAATTAATAGAAGAAGGAATTCTTGATTATAATTCAGGTAAAATAAAAGTTAAATCAATAGAAAAACTTAAAGAAGAAGTTAATTATTATAAGCCTTAA
- a CDS encoding YitT family protein, which produces MNKKNGRIYQVAYRITAIILFGALAGIGVNFFLTPAHIYSSGVTGVSQLLSSIGGDFFNINIDISTWVLILNLPLAYLSYRKLGKKFTLYSFLSIISLSFFIGVIPTRAVTNNQLLNSIFGGVLMGAGVGMCFRAGFSTGGTDIIVLVVQKMTGKSVGQLGFIVNGIILLVAGLVYGWELALYSLVSIYVTTKVIDLFYIQQYKLTVTIYTKKEKEVVDSLIKSQMRGVTIGRNLYGGYTNEPLSSITTVISKHELLIVKKNVMDIDPEAFVNIQPTVEVMGNFYDNSLI; this is translated from the coding sequence GTGAATAAAAAGAACGGAAGAATTTATCAGGTAGCCTACAGAATTACTGCTATAATTCTTTTTGGGGCTTTAGCTGGAATTGGGGTTAACTTTTTCTTAACACCTGCACATATTTATTCATCAGGTGTTACAGGAGTATCACAGCTATTATCATCTATTGGTGGAGATTTTTTCAATATAAACATTGATATTTCAACATGGGTTTTAATTTTAAATCTACCACTTGCTTATTTATCCTATAGAAAATTAGGAAAGAAATTTACCCTTTATAGTTTTCTTTCTATAATTTCATTATCATTTTTTATAGGGGTTATTCCAACAAGAGCGGTTACTAATAACCAACTTTTAAATTCCATATTTGGAGGAGTTCTTATGGGAGCTGGAGTTGGAATGTGCTTTAGAGCAGGCTTCTCTACTGGAGGTACAGATATTATAGTTTTAGTTGTTCAAAAAATGACAGGAAAGTCAGTTGGTCAACTAGGATTTATAGTAAATGGAATAATATTATTAGTTGCAGGATTAGTTTATGGATGGGAATTAGCTTTATATAGCTTAGTTTCAATTTACGTAACTACTAAGGTTATAGACTTATTTTACATTCAACAATACAAGCTTACAGTAACAATTTATACTAAAAAAGAAAAAGAGGTTGTTGATAGTTTAATTAAGAGTCAAATGAGAGGAGTTACAATTGGTAGAAATCTTTATGGTGGATATACTAATGAACCATTAAGCTCAATTACCACAGTAATTTCAAAGCATGAATTATTAATTGTTAAGAAAAATGTTATGGATATAGACCCAGAAGCATTTGTAAATATACAACCAACTGTTGAGGTTATGGGAAACTTTTATGATAATTCATTAATATAA
- a CDS encoding YcxB family protein translates to MSDKKLFTIKTSINKKDYSRFLYIATFLRKKFTIPAIIVITALMAGFVSYNNRIFELKSFLIYWLILLIITLFAIVVKIEFQSREREKADKAGVLKSIETLEFFDDILVIKSTAFKGKSKIKYYKFYEVIETKNYFIIYFNRRQASIIRKIDLEDSLVDELRDLLTGKIGHKYKKLFK, encoded by the coding sequence ATGAGTGACAAAAAATTATTCACAATAAAGACATCTATAAATAAAAAAGATTATAGTAGATTTTTGTACATAGCAACTTTCTTAAGAAAGAAATTTACAATCCCTGCTATTATAGTAATTACAGCTTTAATGGCTGGATTTGTTTCTTATAATAATAGGATTTTTGAATTAAAAAGCTTTTTAATTTATTGGTTAATATTATTAATCATAACTTTATTTGCAATAGTTGTGAAAATTGAATTTCAAAGTAGGGAAAGGGAAAAGGCTGATAAAGCTGGCGTTTTAAAATCCATAGAAACTTTAGAATTTTTTGATGATATTTTAGTGATTAAAAGCACAGCATTTAAAGGTAAAAGCAAGATTAAATATTATAAATTTTATGAGGTAATAGAGACTAAAAACTATTTTATAATATATTTCAACAGAAGACAGGCTTCAATAATAAGAAAGATTGATTTAGAGGATTCATTGGTAGATGAATTAAGAGATTTATTAACAGGAAAAATAGGTCATAAATATAAAAAACTTTTTAAATAA
- a CDS encoding sugar kinase, protein MKKVLVLGEMLMRLTPPNNNKIGQANSFNVCFGGAEVNVAVGLSNLGIETRVLTALPDNEIGNFAKSFLKSQYVDCDFIISKGDRLGLYYYEEGCSARKAKVVYDRKHSSITELQYEDIDVESLFKDVELLHISGITFGLSEEVSEVALKLVNEAKKRGIKISVDLNYRSKLFESYEEFVRIMKPVVQDAYLCFGWLNREDEPFKVLDASTTELSDEDFIERFRYTIEDLKVKNIVTTLRSGTPYNYHTLQGVFYDGERVYKSSKYDFSMISRIGGGDAFAAGVIRTLIENKGEDLSHVIEFGTAAAVLKQTQLGDVSISSKEEVLDLINNKNLGSVNR, encoded by the coding sequence ATGAAGAAAGTTTTAGTATTGGGAGAAATGTTAATGAGGCTAACTCCTCCAAACAACAATAAAATAGGACAAGCAAATAGCTTTAATGTGTGTTTTGGTGGAGCCGAAGTAAATGTGGCAGTAGGATTAAGTAATTTAGGAATTGAAACTAGAGTATTAACAGCTTTACCTGATAATGAAATTGGAAACTTTGCGAAATCTTTTTTGAAATCACAATATGTTGATTGTGATTTCATAATTTCAAAAGGGGATAGGCTTGGACTATACTATTATGAGGAAGGATGTTCTGCTAGAAAAGCTAAGGTTGTTTATGATAGGAAACATTCTTCAATTACTGAGTTACAATATGAAGATATAGATGTTGAAAGCTTATTTAAAGATGTTGAGTTATTACATATATCTGGAATAACTTTTGGTTTATCTGAAGAAGTAAGTGAAGTTGCCCTTAAATTAGTTAATGAGGCTAAAAAAAGAGGTATAAAGATAAGTGTTGATTTAAACTATAGATCAAAATTGTTTGAAAGTTATGAGGAGTTTGTTAGAATAATGAAGCCTGTAGTCCAAGATGCCTATTTATGCTTTGGTTGGTTAAATAGAGAGGATGAGCCTTTTAAGGTTTTAGATGCATCAACTACAGAACTTTCAGATGAGGATTTTATTGAAAGATTTAGATATACAATTGAAGATTTAAAAGTTAAAAATATAGTAACTACCTTAAGGTCTGGAACACCATATAATTATCATACTTTACAAGGCGTGTTTTATGATGGGGAAAGAGTATATAAATCCTCAAAATATGATTTTAGTATGATTTCAAGAATTGGTGGAGGAGATGCTTTTGCCGCAGGGGTTATAAGAACTCTAATTGAAAATAAAGGGGAGGACTTATCCCATGTTATAGAGTTTGGAACAGCTGCTGCAGTATTAAAACAAACTCAGCTTGGAGATGTAAGTATTTCTTCAAAGGAAGAGGTTTTAGATCTAATTAATAATAAGAATTTAGGTAGTGTAAATAGATAA
- the kduD gene encoding 2-dehydro-3-deoxy-D-gluconate 5-dehydrogenase KduD → MNMEKFSLDFFKLDGKVAIVTGGNTGLGMAYVEALAAAGADVLVTTFDNNTEEVKNIVESLGRKIVFVQGDLTKKETRDKVVSTCLEEFGKIDILVNNAGTIRRAPLLEYKDEDWQAVMDINLNSVYYLSQAVAKVMAKQGYGKIINIASMLSFQGGKFVPPYTASKHGVAGITKAFANELADLNIQVNAIAPGYIKTANTAPIRADKARNQEILSRIPAGRWGEVSDLMGTVVFLSSKASDYLNGHILAIDGGWLVR, encoded by the coding sequence ATGAATATGGAGAAATTTTCTTTAGACTTTTTTAAATTAGATGGTAAAGTAGCTATAGTAACTGGTGGAAACACTGGATTAGGAATGGCTTATGTAGAAGCTCTTGCAGCAGCAGGTGCTGATGTTTTAGTAACAACTTTTGATAACAATACTGAAGAGGTAAAAAATATTGTTGAATCATTAGGAAGAAAAATTGTATTTGTACAAGGAGATTTAACTAAAAAAGAAACAAGAGATAAGGTTGTATCAACTTGTTTAGAGGAATTTGGAAAAATAGATATATTAGTAAATAATGCAGGAACAATAAGAAGAGCACCATTACTTGAGTACAAAGATGAAGATTGGCAAGCTGTAATGGATATAAACTTAAATTCAGTTTACTATTTATCACAAGCAGTTGCTAAAGTAATGGCTAAGCAAGGATATGGTAAGATTATAAACATAGCATCTATGTTATCATTCCAAGGTGGAAAATTTGTTCCTCCATACACTGCAAGTAAACATGGAGTTGCAGGAATAACAAAGGCATTTGCTAATGAATTAGCAGATTTAAATATACAAGTAAATGCTATTGCACCTGGATATATAAAAACTGCTAACACTGCACCAATTAGAGCAGATAAAGCTAGAAACCAAGAAATTCTTTCAAGAATACCAGCAGGTAGATGGGGAGAAGTTTCAGATTTAATGGGAACAGTTGTATTCTTATCAAGTAAAGCATCTGATTACTTAAATGGACACATATTAGCTATAGACGGTGGGTGGTTAGTGAGATGA
- a CDS encoding coiled-coil domain-containing protein, with protein sequence MQITDEKVKKNFVIRALKQIGTFFIFTMVFAIVFSFLQPRVYKTHSEYLSIKEKYDNLQKEYDSLNEKISNDTNALNSKKEDLTKSNEDLQNKLNSLNKEIQSLN encoded by the coding sequence ATGCAAATTACAGATGAAAAAGTTAAAAAGAATTTTGTAATAAGAGCTCTTAAACAAATAGGAACTTTCTTTATTTTTACTATGGTTTTTGCTATTGTATTTAGTTTTTTACAGCCACGAGTTTATAAAACACATAGTGAATATCTTTCTATTAAAGAGAAGTATGATAATCTTCAAAAAGAGTATGATTCCTTAAATGAAAAAATAAGTAATGATACCAATGCTTTAAATTCTAAAAAAGAAGATTTAACTAAAAGCAATGAAGATTTACAAAATAAATTAAATTCATTAAATAAAGAAATACAAAGTTTGAATTAG